The nucleotide window ggcctaaattttgcagctcttcaccggaaatgtgagtgaaaaattctcgagcaatATACAGCCAACCAACCAATTTTGGCGTTTAGATTTCCCATCAGGATGGTGACATCTCTTTCTAAACAGGTGTCaataaaactttgaaatttatCGTAAAAATCATCCTTTGTGTCTTCCTGTTGGAGCATAGTTGTGCTAAGGTGGCTCATTACCGGGTATActaaaaaaattaatggctCATTTAAGCACCTCGTATGAAACATGATTTCACCaccgaaagagtgatacaaaatatcaattattttatgttttttgtgattttttccaGAATGATAAAACGTTTTTTCTTcgcaaataagagattttaaAATCCAAGCTGTCATTTGATGCATGCTATAAAAATCTAATAAAACCTGCGAAGAAGACTGGTGTAAATgctctgatttttaaaaaaaaaaatctatgaaaattgcaacttggggggagggggtaataTTATTTAAATCTACGGCTAAAATCTTCAAGAAACATATCtttggaaaatatatattaCTTTACTTCCTCTTCCTCTTTGTATATGGGCTACAAGGTCACTTCAATGACCCCTGTCCTGCGCTACTCACCATATGGTGTTCCAGTTGTATCCAGCCTCTTTCATCTCAGTCTCTATAGCTCTTCTCCAAGTTCCTTACGATATCCCAAGTCTTCTCTTTCCAGGTGGTGCCCACTTTATGGCTCTTCTTCCAATGCTGTCTTCCTCCATTCTAAGTACATGTCCCAGATATCTCCACCTTCTGCACTTTATCTCATGTTTATGTCTCCAATTCCAGTTCTCTCCGCTACCTCCTTGTTGCTGACCCGATCTTGCCACCTCACTCCAAGAATCCTTCGTAAGCAACCCCTCTCAGTCTGCTCTCCTTGTTAAACCTCCATGTTTCCGCAGCATATAATAGCTTAATTGACTTCCTCCTTCACCTCGCCATTGATATTCACCACGCTCCCAATGTTACAGAATGCCTTTACTTCCTCCAGATCTTCTCCATCTAACTGATTGTGTTGGTGTTCCTGTTGTTCATTCTCATAACCTTAGTCTtccttttattgattttcagaccGATCTTTCCACCCTCTTCCTTTAACTGCCAGGTTTCCTGCATCTGTTGTTGCGTGTGGCTCAGTAGACTGATGTCATCTGAAAAGTCTATATCTTCTAGACTCGCTGTTATAGTCCAGTGAATCCCACGGGGCTCCTCTGTCACTCATCTCACCATCCAATCAATGCATAGAAAGAACATGAATATTTGAGATGATGCACCCTTGTCTCACATCATTCAGATGTTGATCCTTCGTGTGCATCGGAATCCATTATACATGTCTTTTATGATGCTTATGATCttttttgatattcaatatccctccattattttaaatattacacaaatgttttaaaaagaaattgtatgaaattaCCAAATTTCAGAAACATCGCTATTTGTTAAATTTGACCCAAACCAGAGAAAAAAAGTatcgatcccgatcaaaattgatagaaattactaaaataatcatattgttgctaattttatacacttttcattaagaaagtAGTCTCctttctacatgtacattcatttaATGTGTAagccattttacatcaaggaaattaaagatttgaaaaatCCCAATATTTCTGGACTTTggccatttcatttcaaattctttcttaaatatatatgcaaGATATAATTGTTTCTActtgacatgttttttgaagaagaaaaattagACGtaagtttaaaaaatattttcaataacgttttcaattttcataaagagttttcatatttaaaaagagaGAATGTCTATCTGGGTATTTTAGGCATATCTTATTAGAtttcatatcatgcatcaatACTTCGCGCAAGTTATGTCCCTTGTCCGATATCTCCTAGTGAAAAATCGTGTTTCcttacgttggcctttgtaatttcctgatctgtagctttgacatttgttatttttccaCCAATTGCAGTCAGCTACAATATAAGGGTGGGGCatattccaaaaaaaaaattatataaaataaatgagAGGTTGATGGTGAAATCATTCTTCATACgaggtgttttaaaataaaataaaatgttggtgtaatgagccaacataattcttttgttttttatataattttatatatttccaAAATCGATTGCATATTAAACACGCGTTGTGTTTAGTATGAAGTTGGTTTTGGAGGTATATAAAATAATGACAATGTTTATGTTTTTGGCACATACGTCTAGTAAAACGAATAATTAAATGAAAACGAATTACATTTATTCCATAACTACTACTTTTGTTATTAAATTCTTTCTGATGTTTAGTAGCAGAAGGCGTTATAGTACTTGAGCACTATTTTGGCAAACCGTGATCTTGTTAAGAATGCTTTACACTCTTAGCTGTTGGTGTCCTTCCCCCGACCACGATTACAGCAAAGTTGAATCCATACTTTAAGAATATTTCCCAAGAAATTGAATTTTAGCCTTGAAAAACTTTACAAACCTCGAGTGTcacgatttgaacaaacttgcatcAACATTTTATAACGGAAAGCGATCACAAGTTTTGCTATTTCTGCTTCTTTGGAAGATTTTCAATGACCTAATTTTACTAGCTACCGGTAGCTTTTATTTGTCTCCCCTCGGAAAGTGGTGTAACCCTTTCTTTAAGTTATGGTGAACATAACCTCGTtttccaaggatgctttgtggtaAGTTTGGTTGAAGTTGATCTAGTAGTTTTTAAAGTATAAACAGATCACACCAGACAGACAGTGCGTAGGATTAGTGATTTGAACTTTCGGACCGTGATCAGATGAAtatgtattgctttatttaGTAATAATTTCTATTGGTCTTTCCTCTTTCATGCACTTTTTGTAGAACAAATTAATATCCAATCTTCCTTTTCAACGTAATAAGCATTTTTTAACACTTATACGaagcatttttttaaatatatttatcaggTGTGACAAATCACAATAAGATTCTCGTCATTGATAAGGTGCACTTTTCTACGTGCTCAGGAATAATTCAGACATGTTAATTTCAAGATTTAGACCCCTGTCAATCAAACGTTAACCCTCAGCAGGAACTGTCATGTCTatcatttacataaatattcAACGAGTGTCCTGGTTAAAGAGAAACTAAAAGACGAATTAAAAGTAGAATAATTTATTTTGGATCAACATGAACAACAAATAAATAACATGAAGGAAATATACAATGGAATTCATGGATGATTCTTGGTTTCTGTATAAAACCATGAGCAGTGCTTCCTTACACAACAAACTGAATCAATGAGGGAAATCAAGAGACAATCTATGGTAAAGGCTAAAATGTCCTATATTGACTTTCAATCTTTTGAAGCAAAATTAACCTTATTTTGATTAAGAGATTTCTGATATATgctgtttataaaaaaaaaaaaacaatgctGTGCATTCTGAGATATAACGCCATGAATGCAAGACCTGTCCCagaatttagaatttttgaTGAAAAGGGCGCAATCTCGTACCATTTCCTTTTCCTCAAACACAGACAGCATTGGAGACGATGATTTATTATATAACTAAACGTGTATCCCTCAACGATATGTAATGGTTCAATACAAAATCACGCGCTTCAagtttatttaattaaaaagtcCTAAAAGTGACATTATCAGTGAAAAAATAGACACGCCAAAGAATACTTCATTTCTGACGTCGAATTCAAGAAAAGACGAAAAAACTGGTTGTTAATATTGTCATGGTTTTGtcatgcaagaataaaagtttCAAGAAATATATTACAGGTCTCGAAGATTTCCTTCAATTTTCAGGGGCCAAACTAATTAGTTATCATATATAGCTCTTTGTAGAAGTGTAACGTCTGTGTGATGCACAgtagttttgatatacattcCAGACTAGTCTGCAAACTATTGATTATGTCACTACAGGCAGAAAAGATAAAATGGTGAATTTGAAGGGTGTCATTGAACCACTGCTTGTAATAAAGGTTTTACACTGCTTCCaatttgatatcataatttaaaaattagtatatctttttctcttttgGGGTAATACAAACATTGCCGCACCCCATATCACAACATTTGTCAACCCCTGGGCATTCATCGTCGTGTGTGCATTCTGACTTGCACCGCCGGTACATTAAATTTACTGGACATGAGCCTCGTTTTTCCGGTTTGAAGACTTCCACGTCTGGGTATAGTAAACTATTGACGGGGTAGATGCTGTTGGATTCGGGCGGTTCCATTGTTTTCTCGAGGTAACTGGCGAAGTGATTGTCAAACGAAGATTGTGTGGCATCGCTTTGTTCTCTCAGAGGTCCATACTCATCGATAATTTCGCGTTCATACTTTCGTTCTGCCTGAGAAACGGCGTCGAACACAGCTGATTTTCCTAGAGGTATTTTTCGCTTGGACATTGGATCTATTATGTGCCAGATCGGTTTAAATGAGGGCAAGGAGAGCCCAACAGGTATAGCAGCTTCAGCCAAACTGTTCTCTGACATGGTGTCAACGGACAACAGGCCGTGTAGATTTTCAGATGGTGGTGTAACAGGTGTGGTAATTGGCGATGAAGTTCCGGCGACAGATACTTCCAACGGTGTTCCTAGAGAGCTGCTAAAATTGGGAACTATCGTGGTAGTTGATGGAGGTATttctggttctggagaagaaagtACTTCCGGTTCTGGAATGACCACAAGATTTTCCTCTGGATAACTTTCCGGTTCGCTACTTGGAGGTAGTATCGGTTTCCTTGTGGTGCCCAAATTTTGTGAATTGCTTGGGTTGTTCGATGTTGGGCTCTCTGTGCTTACTGTAGAGGGAAGTACACTAATAGGAATAATTATGGGATTTTGTGTATGGGATACTGCAGGAGTTACCGTTTGTCCACTTGTCACAACCGGTGTAGACATAGGGATCCCAGGTGACGATGTGATCGGCACCCAGTCAGGATGAATTGCTTCCCCAGGTGATGGTGTAATGCTGTTATATTTCAGCGACACAGTAGATAATCTTGCAGGCTTGTTAATCATTTTCGAGGGTAAATGTAAAATATTCTTTCTTTGTTGCATAAACCAGTTGATAAATTCCCCTAGCTTCCGAAAAACCTTCTGCTGTACAGACTTTTTGGGCGATAATTTTGCTAAAAGTTTCTGAATTCGTGGATTGACATTGATAGGTTTTTTATGATTCTTCGGTTTTTTCATAGTCTTCAATTTCAATCTTTTTAATAGCCATCGATTGGCTGCAGCAAGATGGTTGCCTACACTAGGCCCTAGGACGGGTTCTTTATATTTTGGAAGGATGTCAACAACAGTTGGATATACGCAAATAGACGCTTGTCCATAGTTACAGCAGATCTGTGGTTCCATGCAGGCTGCGTCACTGTCGCAAGCCAGCCCAGTCTTAGAATCCACAATAACGGGGCATTCTCCTGGACGCATGGTGGCGACATCTGTCGTCGCTTCCGGTTTCATGCAAGCAAACCCAGCTAACGTGTGGGGACAGCATTTAAGTGACCCTGTACAGTCCGAGTCCTGCTTACAGTCACCTCCAGCATTCGTGTAGGTGGGAATGGGACATATTCCAGATTTATGTAACGAAACTAGAGCCCTAACTCCTGTAAATTAATGAACATAAGAGTTTAGATCTAGTTCaatatacagttacatgtatgtatttgatTTACTAAAAAATTTATGTCTTCTCAGAAACGATTAAAACAATGATATCTTCGATGACGTACCTGTGATTGCAGAGATGAGAAAGACCAAATTTCCAAAGCTTCCCATCCTGCCAAAGAAATGAAATGGGCATGATTTGTTGAATCTCATAAGTATCTAAGTACAAATTTCAATATTAATAAGTATAATCGGTACGCtgacaaaaaaaataattggaagtcaaaataattatttgcattttttgtgaattttacacatgtaaatgACAATTTAAATGCCTGTTTGACAAGTAATTATTAGCCTGGTACACGAGCGTACAAAGCTTTAGTGCTAATGAATATTATTGTTCCGCTCTGGACAACATGTCCAAATCCTGATAAGTATAAAGGGGATAGGTGTACTTGTTTGTAAATGCATTTTCTCTCTCAATCTCtaatctctttctctttgatttaaaaaacgTACCAAAAATTCTTAGATCGGTATCTAATTATCATATCTAGCTCTCAACCCCGTGCCCCTTTATCATATTGAGTGAATAAAAAACAATCTTAATTGAAACTTAATTCAAATTAATTCTTACCTTGTTTGGAAGTGTACAACGATATCAGGGTATCTGCAGACTTTAAGATCCGTATCCGTAATGCCGTTTTAATTTTATCCACTTCGtgtcaaaagaaaatatttcattttatgcaGTGTCACCATAACAGTCATGACGGCTGAAATCAGGATTCACAGTGGTGTGTTCGCACGGGAGGACTGTTTCGTTTCAAAGTGACCCATGGGGTTTTAAGAGAAgttatttgaatatatttgatcACTGACAAGTCGCTAATTACAAATTTAGAACATAATTATTTGCATGCATAATGTGTGTAATTACGATTCTCTGTCGAtcagaaattgaattgaaaatgaacTGATCACCATATTTATATCAAATTCTTTTCCGCGTTTTAAAATTATgcacatgtaaatgtatatatcgGGCGTATATATGTGTTCTGACAGGACCTTGCCTGTAAGTCCGTACATTAGCGAATAGAAATATTTTGCTGGGATAGTAAAATGTGTATATTGCATTATCTTGGTTCTATGACCGCTGTTCTGAGAGTCATGTTCGCAAAGATTTATCTATTTATTGTTCTCAATTCTTCAATTTCATTGTAAACGTATAAGAAAAACACATATTAGCTCTTATAAAGTAACttcgattctgacaaaaatatttAGTAATGCATAATTTTTAGTTTCACCTCCCCACCCCTCTTCTTGCGAGGGCATTCCGTTAATGTGTGACTAGAACTTTAATGCCCATATACACCTGCCACAATGCGTttcaataatacatgtagatgtccCTCACAGATCTTCGAATTTCCAACTGCAACATGCATTTCTTTATTGTAGCTTTCTACATGACAATTGTATCGATTATGTAAGGAGAAGAACTTGTAAGGTGTATAATTTGTTTCTAACCATCTTGATTACATCAATAACTATCCCTTTCCTTTGgatttctactttcgttttcgcgTTTCCGGATAACCGGCCACCTATGAACTGCATGCATTCGAAAACAAGTCTACCTGTCTGCAAAATCAGATAGGGGGCCAGTGTAATCTGATGtcttacaaaatatcaaatccgTCCTGCAGCCATTTATATCTAAccgatatatacatgtgtaaaaccAACCAGAACGAAACTTCCAGAGAGCGCCCCCTCCCCCTCCAAAAAACTTTTGTTCGCATGAATGTACTTGTTCTAGTTGCCATTTCTCCTTTTTAGGATTGCACGTTCAAAACTGTTAGTTAAAAATACTAGTATCACATCTTTTTAATGTTACTAAAGTAAAGCCATTGCTCCTTTGtaaaacgctcggcatttagaagtgagaatcacgggtctatCCCGTGAACGCTAATGTATGGTACAGCACCAGTAACTGGTGGAACATTAtcgacaggacgtaaaacaaacaactaaaTTATGTAAATGTCAAAGTTCACACGCTCAGCGCTATTCAGTACATTTGATTTGTTGTAAGTCACAAGTACTGTTAATTGTTACACCGACAacaatcaaaagattttttaaacatatctgTACAATCACTGGGTTTATAAAACTTGAATTGTTTTGAGTGTGCCGTGTTATAAATGCCAACATCGGTCTTGTCATTTTGAAGAATCGTGTGAAAACAGTTCATTGTGATTCATTCAAACCCTGTttggaattcaattttgaaacGTGTGTGGCAGAATCTTTCAATAATATTGCAAATTTTTGTATAGTATAATTAGCTAAATTTCACTCCGATAAATGCATGTCTTCTGTCATAAAATAGgggaatctctctctctctctctctctctctctctctctctctctctctctctctctctctctctctctctctctcacacacacacacacacacacacagatggTGAAGATAATTTGCGTTCCTTTACTGTTGACTGCAATGTAGTTTTTCTATCTCGATCCACTAAATAAAACGATACCAACAATTCTACGAATTGGTATATCTTATTAGAAATATCTAATGCACTATCACGTTTCTCGACATTGGCAAGTTTATAAACCGTCTCTTTCTCTCTCACATGTACACATCTAACTTGAATTTttatctcttttttttttttatcttttatgaaGTAAAGATCTCTCTAATTCTCTGTGGCCCAGGACTA belongs to Ostrea edulis chromosome 7, xbOstEdul1.1, whole genome shotgun sequence and includes:
- the LOC125656413 gene encoding uncharacterized protein LOC125656413, with protein sequence MVWLHVEDGRRKIPYANVRVGPYIGRRQTKTRTTAAEMARHAGKKLYNCGPSISGGRKYSQRPCDMEGYHSGTDVITITNSIQMGSFGNLVFLISAITGVRALVSLHKSGICPIPTYTNAGGDCKQDSDCTGSLKCCPHTLAGFACMKPEATTDVATMRPGECPVIVDSKTGLACDSDAACMEPQICCNYGQASICVYPTVVDILPKYKEPVLGPSVGNHLAAANRWLLKRLKLKTMKKPKNHKKPINVNPRIQKLLAKLSPKKSVQQKVFRKLGEFINWFMQQRKNILHLPSKMINKPARLSTVSLKYNSITPSPGEAIHPDWVPITSSPGIPMSTPVVTSGQTVTPAVSHTQNPIIIPISVLPSTVSTESPTSNNPSNSQNLGTTRKPILPPSSEPESYPEENLVVIPEPEVLSSPEPEIPPSTTTIVPNFSSSLGTPLEVSVAGTSSPITTPVTPPSENLHGLLSVDTMSENSLAEAAIPVGLSLPSFKPIWHIIDPMSKRKIPLGKSAVFDAVSQAERKYEREIIDEYGPLREQSDATQSSFDNHFASYLEKTMEPPESNSIYPVNSLLYPDVEVFKPEKRGSCPVNLMYRRCKSECTHDDECPGVDKCCDMGCGNVCITPKEKKIY